The Methanotorris formicicus Mc-S-70 genome has a segment encoding these proteins:
- the glmS gene encoding glutamine--fructose-6-phosphate transaminase (isomerizing), with the protein MCGIIGYIGNKKASEVLLRGLLRLEYRGYDSCGIGVVDNNELIIKKNVGKVEEVAKKERFLDVCGCVSIGHSRWATHGNVSTQNAHPHTDCKGEIAVVHNGIISNYKELKEELIKKGHKFKSETDTEVVPHLIEEELKKYKNPSEDDYINAVKNAIKKLNGTYALAIINKNFPNVLIGARNESPLMVGVGKDGYFLGSDISAFLEFTNKAIPLEDGDFVVIKKDDEFLLIIENNGKKIDRDVMEIEWSIESAEKGGYPHFMLKEIMEEPEILKVSAKISGEEIEKLAKLMTECDRVYIVAMGTSLHAAMVSEYWFAELGKVVIPIDASEFLIKGVVDEKTLVIAITQSGETYDTIKAIRYAKSKNAKTATIVNVLGSTATREADITIMMGAGIEIAVCATKTYVAQLMVLYRLFIEYGEVIGKDMSKYKEEIKNIPNYIKEVLNERKNIKKIAENLKVHNYLFISKGINLPNALEGALKFKEITYLHAEGMSSGFLKHGTISLIDENMDTIALVPPSNSKLLNSVLSNIEEIKARNGKVVAISPIDVDVDEIIKVPDVMEEVSPFVYAPACQLLAYYKAVELKRDVDKPRGLAKSVTVE; encoded by the coding sequence ATGTGTGGGATAATTGGATATATTGGGAATAAAAAGGCATCAGAAGTTTTATTAAGAGGGCTTTTAAGGTTAGAATATAGGGGCTACGATAGTTGTGGAATTGGTGTTGTGGATAATAATGAATTAATCATTAAAAAGAATGTTGGTAAAGTTGAGGAAGTTGCCAAAAAAGAGAGATTCTTGGATGTTTGTGGTTGTGTCTCAATAGGGCACTCAAGATGGGCAACACATGGAAACGTAAGTACACAAAATGCTCATCCACATACAGATTGCAAAGGGGAAATTGCAGTTGTTCATAATGGTATTATAAGCAACTATAAAGAATTAAAAGAGGAATTAATTAAAAAAGGACACAAATTTAAATCAGAAACTGATACAGAAGTAGTTCCGCATTTAATTGAAGAGGAATTAAAAAAATATAAAAATCCTTCAGAAGATGATTACATAAATGCAGTTAAAAATGCCATAAAAAAACTAAATGGAACCTATGCATTGGCAATAATTAACAAAAACTTCCCGAATGTATTAATTGGAGCAAGGAATGAAAGCCCTCTCATGGTTGGTGTTGGGAAGGATGGATACTTCTTAGGGAGTGATATTTCCGCTTTTTTGGAATTTACAAACAAGGCGATACCATTAGAAGATGGGGATTTTGTGGTTATTAAAAAGGATGATGAATTTTTATTAATAATTGAAAACAATGGCAAAAAAATAGACAGGGATGTTATGGAGATAGAGTGGAGTATAGAAAGTGCTGAGAAGGGAGGTTATCCTCACTTCATGCTAAAAGAGATTATGGAAGAACCAGAAATATTAAAAGTTTCTGCAAAAATTTCAGGAGAAGAGATAGAAAAACTTGCAAAATTAATGACTGAATGCGATAGGGTTTATATCGTTGCAATGGGGACATCTCTACATGCAGCAATGGTATCTGAATATTGGTTTGCTGAGTTGGGGAAGGTTGTTATTCCAATAGATGCATCAGAGTTTTTGATTAAGGGGGTTGTTGATGAAAAAACCTTGGTTATTGCAATAACTCAGAGTGGAGAAACTTATGATACAATAAAAGCAATAAGGTATGCAAAGAGTAAAAATGCAAAGACAGCAACGATTGTAAATGTTTTGGGAAGCACTGCAACAAGAGAGGCAGATATAACAATTATGATGGGGGCAGGGATAGAGATAGCAGTATGTGCAACAAAAACATACGTGGCACAGTTGATGGTTTTATACAGGTTGTTTATTGAATATGGGGAAGTTATTGGCAAAGATATGAGTAAATATAAAGAGGAGATTAAAAACATCCCCAACTACATAAAAGAAGTTTTAAATGAGAGAAAAAATATAAAAAAGATTGCAGAGAACTTAAAGGTTCATAATTATTTATTCATCTCTAAGGGGATAAATCTACCAAATGCCTTAGAAGGGGCATTGAAATTTAAAGAAATTACATACTTACATGCAGAAGGAATGAGTAGCGGATTCTTAAAGCATGGAACTATTTCATTGATTGATGAAAATATGGATACAATTGCATTAGTTCCGCCATCAAACTCCAAACTTTTAAATTCAGTTTTATCCAATATAGAGGAAATTAAAGCAAGGAATGGAAAGGTTGTTGCAATCTCTCCAATAGATGTTGATGTTGATGAAATTATAAAAGTCCCGGATGTTATGGAGGAGGTTAGTCCATTTGTTTATGCCCCAGCATGCCAATTACTTGCTTATTATAAGGCAGTTGAGTTAAAGAGAGATGTTGATAAGCCAAGAGGATTGGCTAAGAGTGTTACTGTTGAATAA
- a CDS encoding DNA cytosine methyltransferase, which yields MDKKPNVIDLFCGCGGFSIGFKKYFNILAGIENFKPSAKTYMHNINAKIWVDDIKRIPPMAFDEFINKERVDVIIGSPPCEPFTKANIKIKDNPLDRLYKDKIGQLVLYYINYVDYFTKKNDDLIFVMENVPQIKEIKDELKKLFGDIGHKVYFNILRAEDYGNPSKRARMFISNIKLKPKKQEKKVVVDAIGGIDENTPNHEIQKLSPKKLALISKLKWGESLYKFEGKNKVMENWFRLHPYKLAPTVKGKGRFVHPYEDRLLTVREHARLMGFDDDFVFFGGRNTQYNMIGESVPPTLSEAIAEVVKNIIIK from the coding sequence ATGGATAAAAAACCGAATGTTATAGATTTATTTTGCGGATGCGGAGGATTTTCTATAGGGTTTAAAAAGTATTTTAATATATTGGCAGGAATTGAGAACTTCAAACCCTCTGCAAAAACATACATGCACAATATAAATGCAAAGATCTGGGTAGATGATATTAAGAGAATTCCGCCAATGGCGTTTGATGAATTTATAAATAAAGAGAGGGTCGATGTAATTATCGGTTCTCCACCATGTGAACCATTCACAAAGGCAAATATAAAAATTAAAGATAATCCATTGGATAGACTATATAAGGATAAAATAGGGCAACTCGTCCTTTATTATATAAACTATGTTGATTACTTTACAAAAAAGAACGATGATTTAATTTTTGTTATGGAGAATGTTCCACAAATAAAAGAAATTAAAGATGAATTAAAAAAATTGTTTGGAGATATTGGGCATAAGGTTTATTTCAACATATTAAGAGCAGAGGATTATGGAAATCCATCAAAAAGAGCAAGGATGTTTATATCCAACATAAAATTAAAACCAAAAAAACAAGAGAAGAAAGTTGTCGTTGATGCTATTGGTGGTATAGATGAAAACACACCAAATCATGAGATACAAAAACTATCTCCAAAAAAATTGGCATTAATTTCAAAACTAAAATGGGGGGAAAGTTTATATAAATTCGAGGGGAAAAATAAAGTCATGGAAAACTGGTTCCGCCTTCACCCCTACAAATTAGCACCAACAGTTAAGGGGAAGGGGAGGTTTGTTCATCCCTACGAAGATAGGCTATTAACTGTTAGAGAACATGCAAGGTTAATGGGGTTTGACGATGATTTTGTATTCTTTGGTGGGAGAAATACGCAGTATAACATGATCGGTGAAAGCGTTCCTCCCACATTATCAGAGGCTATTGCAGAGGTTGTTAAAAATATTATTATAAAGTAA
- a CDS encoding helix-turn-helix domain-containing protein, whose translation MLEDFKPTININYKGKTITSNQINILKAILKTKSQNKAARILKIPPSSINIQIKRLENKLNTKLIYSSPSGTMLTEEGIKIIDHFNSIQNRLKDNEFIACGFVSGEIGKLLFDDVIVSSFDNVLKLYNMGLTKIIGVDDPYWSFRVMDGRFLRSEGGLGMEKDGDVYPIAYDYFVMVYKDEFDFKNLVGIRYSAQRIVWKILKNEGIPFKITTVVKNPLHAIELVEDGYSLFLNKSFSRYINKCNIEEPKFYEKTKHTINFIGDLNNMEKLIEKRKKKIKRIGFDVIY comes from the coding sequence ATGTTGGAGGATTTCAAACCAACAATAAATATAAATTATAAAGGGAAAACCATAACTTCCAATCAAATAAATATTTTAAAGGCAATTTTAAAAACAAAATCCCAAAATAAAGCAGCAAGGATATTGAAAATCCCGCCATCATCAATAAACATACAGATAAAGAGGCTTGAGAACAAGTTAAACACTAAATTAATTTATTCATCCCCCTCTGGGACAATGTTAACAGAGGAGGGTATAAAAATTATAGACCATTTTAACTCAATACAAAACCGACTAAAAGATAATGAATTTATTGCCTGTGGGTTTGTTAGTGGTGAGATAGGGAAACTTTTATTTGATGATGTTATTGTTTCTTCATTTGATAATGTTTTGAAGTTATACAATATGGGATTGACAAAAATTATTGGTGTTGATGACCCATATTGGAGTTTTAGGGTTATGGATGGTAGATTTTTAAGAAGCGAAGGCGGGTTGGGGATGGAGAAAGACGGGGATGTTTACCCCATTGCTTATGATTACTTTGTTATGGTTTATAAGGATGAGTTTGACTTCAAAAATTTGGTTGGGATTAGATACTCTGCCCAAAGGATTGTATGGAAGATTCTAAAAAATGAAGGAATTCCTTTTAAAATAACAACAGTTGTAAAAAACCCACTCCATGCAATTGAGTTAGTTGAAGACGGATACAGTTTATTTTTAAATAAGAGTTTTTCAAGATACATTAACAAATGTAATATAGAAGAACCAAAGTTCTATGAAAAAACAAAGCATACCATCAACTTTATCGGTGATTTAAATAACATGGAAAAATTAATTGAAAAGAGGAAGAAAAAAATTAAAAGAATTGGATTTGATGTTATATATTGA
- the nikR gene encoding nickel-responsive transcriptional regulator NikR, which translates to MVDMDRISISLPTKLLSEFDEIIAERGYASRSEAIRDAIRDYIIKHKWIHSLEGERAGTINVIYDHHMSDVTEKLTEIQHDYADIIVATLHVHLDHDHCMEVILVRGDAKEIKELTDKLTAQKGVKQVKLTVMVPGGKVPQ; encoded by the coding sequence ATGGTGGACATGGATAGAATAAGTATATCCCTTCCAACGAAATTACTCAGTGAATTTGATGAGATTATTGCAGAAAGGGGTTATGCAAGCAGGAGTGAAGCAATAAGGGATGCTATAAGGGATTATATAATAAAGCATAAGTGGATACATAGTTTAGAAGGGGAAAGGGCTGGAACGATTAATGTTATTTACGACCACCACATGTCAGATGTTACAGAAAAATTAACAGAGATTCAGCACGACTATGCAGATATTATTGTGGCAACCCTTCATGTGCATTTAGACCACGACCATTGCATGGAGGTTATATTGGTTAGAGGAGATGCAAAGGAAATAAAAGAATTAACTGATAAACTAACTGCTCAAAAAGGTGTTAAACAGGTTAAATTAACTGTTATGGTACCGGGGGGTAAAGTACCACAATAA
- a CDS encoding DUF2121 family protein: MSVIIGYYGKNGAVLGGDKRRIMFRGDVEKRKMLEKLLYNGEIKNDEELLKKAEELGIKLHIEDGKKKVRKIGNDVLVGEVKTIGIDSKRRRVYLTKGKCMIVDVFNDEIKNKLIKTGSGVVVFGNKYVKKIAEDEFKKIGHRLTMMSLEEIKDIIENIFKKYDTPSVSKEYIVVYTTKECKNLEEVVKKDLDELFEYRETLRKKMIDFSKVMTIVNKIVKNGEVGVVKNGKLVLYDKYIAIDKICPNPNIFNDIEIRGDVEEGDVVVIENGEMKIKGKNTPVFVDHIICEK; encoded by the coding sequence ATGAGTGTAATAATAGGGTACTATGGGAAAAATGGAGCCGTATTGGGCGGAGATAAAAGACGTATTATGTTCAGAGGCGATGTAGAAAAAAGAAAAATGCTTGAAAAGTTATTATACAATGGAGAAATTAAAAATGATGAAGAATTATTAAAAAAGGCAGAAGAACTTGGTATTAAGTTGCATATTGAAGATGGTAAGAAGAAGGTTAGGAAAATAGGAAACGATGTTTTAGTTGGAGAAGTAAAAACCATAGGAATCGATTCAAAGAGGAGAAGGGTTTACCTAACCAAAGGAAAGTGCATGATTGTTGATGTATTCAATGATGAAATAAAAAACAAATTAATAAAAACAGGTTCTGGAGTTGTGGTTTTTGGAAATAAATATGTAAAAAAAATTGCTGAGGATGAATTTAAAAAGATTGGACATAGATTAACTATGATGAGTTTGGAGGAGATTAAAGACATTATTGAAAATATCTTCAAAAAGTATGATACCCCATCAGTAAGTAAGGAATACATCGTTGTATATACAACAAAAGAGTGTAAAAATTTGGAAGAGGTGGTAAAGAAGGATTTAGATGAGTTATTTGAATATAGAGAAACATTGAGAAAAAAGATGATTGATTTTAGTAAAGTCATGACCATTGTGAACAAGATTGTAAAGAATGGAGAAGTTGGAGTAGTAAAAAATGGAAAACTTGTTTTATATGACAAATACATTGCAATAGACAAAATTTGCCCAAATCCAAATATATTCAATGATATTGAAATTAGGGGGGATGTTGAAGAGGGAGATGTTGTTGTTATAGAAAATGGAGAAATGAAGATTAAAGGAAAAAATACACCTGTTTTTGTTGATCACATCATTTGCGAAAAATAA
- a CDS encoding DUF192 domain-containing protein, translating to MGRANEIKRVKLGDKEYKIILADNFLKRAFGLMMRDIGDDEGMLFLYNNRKLHIHTFFMRYPIDVIFFKDGEVVEVVKNLKPWKTYKCKNYSNAMLEIKSGNIDIEGLLGKKVKLD from the coding sequence ATGGGTAGAGCAAATGAAATAAAAAGGGTCAAATTAGGAGATAAAGAATATAAAATAATATTGGCAGATAATTTTTTAAAACGGGCGTTTGGTTTAATGATGAGGGATATTGGGGATGATGAAGGTATGCTTTTCCTATACAACAACAGAAAACTCCACATACACACGTTTTTTATGAGATATCCGATAGATGTAATATTTTTCAAAGATGGTGAAGTTGTTGAGGTAGTAAAGAACCTAAAGCCATGGAAAACTTACAAATGTAAAAATTATTCAAATGCAATGTTGGAAATAAAAAGTGGAAATATCGATATTGAAGGATTACTTGGAAAAAAAGTAAAATTGGACTGA
- a CDS encoding SDH family Clp fold serine proteinase yields MDPFSGLFWLFFIFMLIYPQMMFKFRLLQRYKCIKELEAERKTRVIVLIHRQEQLALFGIPIYRFISIEDSEEVLRAIRMTPDNMPIDIILHTPGGLVLAAEQIAMALKEHKAKTTAIIPHYAMSGGSLIALAADEIIMDKNAVMGPVDPQIGQYPAASILKTLEMKHVDELDDETLILADISKKAINQVEEFVFELLRDKVDEEKAKELAKTLSHGVWTHDYPLTVKKLKELGIEVNTNVPKKVYELFDLYQQPINQRPSVQYIPVPYHPKR; encoded by the coding sequence ATGGATCCGTTTTCCGGTCTGTTTTGGCTATTTTTCATATTCATGCTAATATATCCACAAATGATGTTTAAGTTTAGATTGTTGCAGAGATACAAATGTATAAAGGAATTGGAAGCAGAGAGAAAAACAAGGGTTATTGTTTTAATTCACAGGCAGGAGCAACTGGCTTTATTTGGAATTCCGATATATAGATTTATAAGTATTGAGGACTCGGAGGAGGTTTTGAGGGCAATAAGGATGACACCAGACAATATGCCAATAGACATTATCCTCCACACACCAGGAGGTTTGGTTTTAGCAGCAGAACAGATAGCAATGGCTTTAAAGGAACATAAAGCAAAAACCACGGCAATAATTCCGCACTATGCAATGAGTGGGGGAAGTTTGATAGCACTTGCAGCAGATGAGATAATAATGGACAAAAATGCAGTTATGGGTCCAGTGGATCCTCAAATTGGTCAATATCCAGCAGCATCTATATTAAAAACCTTAGAAATGAAACATGTTGATGAGTTGGATGACGAAACCCTAATTTTAGCGGATATTTCTAAAAAAGCAATCAACCAAGTTGAGGAATTTGTGTTTGAGTTATTAAGAGATAAGGTGGATGAAGAAAAGGCAAAGGAACTGGCAAAAACGTTATCACATGGTGTTTGGACACATGACTATCCATTGACTGTTAAAAAATTGAAGGAATTGGGAATAGAAGTTAACACCAACGTTCCAAAGAAGGTCTATGAGTTGTTTGACTTATATCAACAACCAATAAATCAGAGACCTTCAGTTCAATACATTCCAGTTCCATATCATCCAAAGCGTTAG
- a CDS encoding AAA family ATPase, with protein sequence MSNINVNTIRIKPLLSKSLPLPDETMALKYVVLEPVGFPIKVSSENVRVTTDDPKLFNFYARDQWAGEIVKEGDYLFDNTIIPDYAFKVVSTYPREGGIVTKDTLFKLETPKVVKKDFKKARFSDIVGQEEAKRKCKIIMKYLENPELFGDWAPKNILFYGPPGTGKTLLARTLATETDVPLFLIKAPELIGEHVGDGSKQIRELYEEASENAPCIVFIDELDAIALSRQYQSLRGDVSEVVNALLTELDGIKDNEGVVTIAATNNPNMLDSAIRSRFEEEIEFKLPNDKERLKIMELYAKKMPIPIKVDLRKYVEKTKGMSGRDIKEKFLKPALHKAILEDKNFIGKEDLDSSLKRIFGDRKEPLHLYG encoded by the coding sequence ATGAGCAACATCAATGTAAACACCATTAGAATCAAACCATTATTATCAAAATCACTCCCATTACCTGATGAAACTATGGCTCTCAAATATGTTGTATTAGAGCCTGTGGGATTTCCTATAAAAGTAAGTAGCGAGAACGTTAGAGTCACTACTGATGACCCAAAATTATTCAATTTTTATGCGAGGGACCAGTGGGCTGGCGAGATTGTTAAAGAAGGAGATTATTTATTCGATAACACAATCATCCCTGATTACGCATTTAAAGTTGTTTCAACATACCCAAGAGAGGGAGGAATTGTAACAAAAGATACCCTATTCAAATTAGAGACCCCAAAGGTTGTTAAGAAGGACTTTAAAAAAGCGAGATTTAGTGATATTGTCGGTCAGGAAGAGGCAAAGAGAAAATGTAAAATTATTATGAAATATCTTGAAAACCCAGAGTTATTTGGAGACTGGGCTCCAAAGAACATCCTCTTCTACGGCCCTCCAGGAACAGGGAAGACGTTATTAGCAAGGACTTTAGCAACAGAAACTGATGTTCCCCTCTTCCTAATAAAAGCACCAGAGTTAATAGGGGAGCATGTTGGTGATGGTTCAAAGCAGATTAGAGAACTCTATGAGGAGGCATCAGAAAATGCCCCATGTATTGTGTTTATTGATGAACTTGATGCTATAGCATTGAGTAGGCAATATCAATCATTAAGAGGGGATGTCTCTGAGGTAGTTAATGCTCTATTAACTGAACTCGATGGAATTAAGGACAATGAAGGGGTTGTAACTATTGCTGCAACAAACAACCCAAATATGCTTGACTCTGCAATTAGAAGCAGGTTTGAGGAAGAGATTGAATTCAAATTACCAAATGATAAGGAAAGATTAAAAATTATGGAACTCTATGCAAAGAAGATGCCAATACCAATTAAAGTAGATTTAAGAAAGTATGTTGAAAAAACCAAAGGTATGAGTGGTAGGGATATAAAGGAAAAATTCTTAAAACCTGCATTACATAAAGCAATATTGGAAGATAAAAACTTTATTGGTAAGGAGGACTTAGATTCTTCATTAAAAAGAATATTTGGAGATAGAAAAGAACCTCTACATTTATATGGATAA
- a CDS encoding precorrin-2 dehydrogenase/sirohydrochlorin ferrochelatase family protein: MIPIFVNLEGFKVAIFGFGEVGKRRAKKLLKADADVDIYSKTFDTGGFEKKINFIKCDVNEISDEDLEKIIKKYDIIVAAIDKKNNDRIVKIAKRLGKFVNSATFEDEANLIIPACTEVGGVLFAVYTKGKSPLIAREIRKLVENYLLSHEEDLIIQSYVRENLKEKIDNQKKRKEILEELFRNDKFKKELLKLIEKYSIHDLSHLKN, translated from the coding sequence ATGATACCCATATTTGTTAATTTGGAAGGTTTTAAAGTTGCCATTTTTGGATTTGGAGAAGTTGGGAAGAGGAGGGCAAAGAAGTTATTGAAAGCAGATGCAGATGTGGATATCTATTCAAAAACATTTGATACTGGAGGATTCGAAAAAAAAATTAATTTTATAAAATGTGATGTAAATGAAATATCTGATGAGGATTTGGAAAAAATCATCAAAAAATACGATATAATAGTTGCTGCAATTGACAAAAAAAACAATGATAGGATCGTAAAAATTGCAAAGAGACTGGGAAAGTTTGTAAACTCCGCCACATTTGAGGATGAGGCAAATTTGATTATTCCCGCATGCACTGAGGTTGGTGGTGTTTTATTTGCAGTATATACAAAAGGAAAAAGCCCTCTAATAGCAAGGGAGATAAGAAAGTTGGTTGAAAACTATTTGTTATCTCATGAGGAAGATTTAATCATCCAAAGTTACGTAAGGGAAAACTTAAAAGAAAAAATCGATAATCAGAAAAAAAGAAAAGAAATTCTTGAAGAACTATTCAGGAATGATAAATTTAAAAAGGAATTATTAAAATTAATTGAAAAATATAGCATACATGATTTATCACACTTAAAAAATTAA
- the cutA gene encoding divalent-cation tolerance protein CutA, translated as MYALVYITASNREEAKNIVSHLLENRLVACANIFPIESMYWWKGRIENDGEVAIILKTKEKLVKKIIEEVKKLHSYTNPCIIAIPIINGSEEFLKWIDEETSNC; from the coding sequence ATGTATGCTTTAGTTTATATCACCGCAAGCAATCGCGAAGAGGCAAAAAATATAGTATCTCATCTTTTAGAGAATAGATTAGTAGCATGTGCAAACATCTTCCCAATAGAATCCATGTATTGGTGGAAGGGAAGAATTGAAAATGATGGTGAAGTAGCAATAATATTGAAAACAAAGGAAAAATTGGTAAAAAAGATTATTGAAGAGGTTAAAAAACTCCACAGTTACACAAACCCCTGCATTATTGCAATACCAATAATTAATGGCTCAGAGGAATTTTTGAAGTGGATTGACGAAGAGACATCCAATTGTTAA
- a CDS encoding MFS transporter — MGLERSMFVIWITAFTTMLGVGFIAPIMAIYAQTLGATNFEIGLIFGSFALARTIAQIPVGVLSDVYGKKFFIVSGTLFYGVFTLMYNFVDTVLGLLIVRIFTGIFSSFVTPVAGSYVASIAPRARLGEYMGFFNSAITLGFGIGPFIGGTLADIYGIKTPFYFCGFLGILAAIISYTKLEDIAFNRDIKNIKKNKIKLFSFEFLKNRNFLSSFVINISNVMVNAGIIAYLALYATSYDISIGSVGFMIAITNLLMAFLQRSFGRLYDRFGNVMIIFGIFIISFGIYMLSMSSSILSILTSLTIVAIGSSISTTSTTSLAIKDIPTHRKGEAMGLFTTSMNIGMFIGSIFFGFLSDILGISNMFKVSAIFSIIIGVISYLRIKNN, encoded by the coding sequence ATGGGGTTAGAAAGGAGTATGTTTGTTATTTGGATTACTGCCTTTACAACTATGCTTGGTGTTGGTTTTATCGCCCCTATTATGGCGATATATGCCCAAACTTTAGGGGCGACAAATTTTGAGATTGGTTTAATATTTGGTTCATTTGCACTTGCAAGAACAATAGCTCAAATTCCTGTTGGGGTTTTGTCTGATGTATATGGGAAGAAATTTTTTATTGTGAGTGGAACGCTTTTTTATGGGGTTTTTACATTAATGTATAATTTTGTTGATACGGTTTTGGGTCTTTTAATTGTTAGAATTTTCACAGGAATTTTTTCCTCTTTTGTAACACCAGTAGCAGGTTCTTATGTGGCATCTATAGCCCCAAGGGCAAGATTGGGAGAGTATATGGGATTCTTTAATTCTGCAATTACATTGGGTTTTGGAATAGGGCCGTTTATAGGTGGAACTCTTGCTGATATTTATGGGATTAAAACACCATTCTATTTTTGTGGATTTTTGGGAATTTTGGCGGCAATTATAAGTTATACGAAGTTGGAAGATATTGCTTTTAATAGAGACATAAAAAATATTAAAAAAAACAAAATTAAGTTATTTTCATTTGAATTCTTAAAAAATAGAAATTTTTTATCTTCTTTTGTTATCAACATATCTAATGTAATGGTAAATGCGGGAATAATTGCTTATTTAGCATTATATGCAACCAGTTATGATATTTCTATAGGTAGTGTTGGTTTTATGATTGCAATAACCAATCTTTTAATGGCATTTCTACAAAGGAGTTTTGGAAGACTCTACGATAGATTTGGGAATGTAATGATAATATTTGGAATTTTTATAATATCATTTGGAATATATATGTTATCAATGTCATCCTCAATTCTAAGTATATTAACCTCATTAACAATTGTGGCAATTGGAAGTTCAATATCAACCACATCCACAACATCCCTTGCAATTAAAGACATTCCAACACATAGAAAAGGAGAAGCCATGGGGCTTTTTACAACGAGTATGAATATAGGGATGTTCATAGGTTCAATATTCTTTGGATTTTTATCTGATATTTTAGGAATATCAAACATGTTCAAAGTTTCAGCCATATTTTCAATTATAATAGGTGTTATAAGTTATTTGAGAATAAAAAATAATTAA